GATTTAAATGGTGATGATGGAGTACAAGTTGCAAGTATTACGTATGAGGGAATTGAAGGACTAGCTCTTTCGGCTTGGTATTACTACCTAAATGACTTTGCGATTGACAAGATTTTTTATGCAGATGCAAATTATGAAGGTGAAGTAAACGGGGTTTCATATGCGCTGGGAGTGCAATATGCATATCAAAACTACAGTGCATCCGGTGTTGATTCTGCTTCAATTTATGGTGTAAGTGCTAGTGCGGGGTATAAAGGCTTTACATTGGGAGTTGCTTACAATAAAAGCAATGACAATGCAGCGGATAATGGTTTTGGTGGAGGTCCGTTTTTTACTTCAGCCGAAGTATTGACTTTAGCTGAGGGTGGAGTGGATGCAGATGCTTGGTATGTAAACGCTGAGCTTGATTTAGACACTTTTGGAGTAGAAGGGCTAACTTTTGGTGCGGGATATTTGAATTTAACTGATACAAACAATGTTGATTCAACGGAGTTTGATGGCTATATCAGCTATGCGTTCAATGATAATTTAAGCTTTAATCTCATTTACAGTGATGTTGATGATGATATTAATAAAGATAATTTTACCAACACAAGGATTTTTGTCAATTACTCTTTCTAAGGCATCTTTTAGATGCCTTAGGCAGCCCTCAAGTGCCAGTTTCATTCTTACTCCTTTTTTGAGGGCTGCTTAAGGCATTTTTGCCAAAACAATCAAAAGGATAGACATGTTAAAAAAAGAGCTTTATGAGAGACTCAATGAGCAGATGATGCTGGAGTTTGAATCGGCAAATATCTACAAAGCGATGAGCGCTTGGTGCAAGGCAAAAGGGTTTGAAGGGTCAGCTCGATTTTTAAATCAACATGCAGCTGAAGAGATGGAGCATATGGAAAGACTCTTTCAATATATCAATGAAACTGGCGCACAAGCCATTATAACCGATATGAAAGCGCCTGAAAATGAGTTTTCTTCATTGCAAGAAGTTTTTGAAAAAACATATAAGCATGAGCAGTTTATCACACAAAAAATCTTTGATTTAGTAGATTTTACTTTACAGTTAAAAGATTATTCTACATTTAACTTTTTACAGTGGTATACCGCAGAGCAACATGAAGAAGAGGCTCTCTTTAAAGGAATTTTAGATAAGTTTGAGATTATTGGCACAGAAGGTAGAGGTCTTTTTATGATTGATAAAGAGATAGGAAATATTGCAAATAGCAGAGATTAATTTAAAAAGGAGAAGAGATTATGAAAAAAATGGTAATGGGAATGGTTGCAGGTTTTATTCTTTCAGGAACTCTTTTAGCTGATAGCGGGATAAACAAAGTAAAAGAGTTTGAGCTTGAGCATGCTACAAAACTGTATAATGAGGCAAAAAAGCTTAAAGATATTGCAGATGACTATTATGAAGATATAAAGGCTTTTCATTTCAATTATGACAAAGCCTGGAAGCAAAACAAAAAAGATCTTACAAAAGATATAGAAGAGATGAAAAGGGCGTGGCTTGAAGCATCAAGCAACTATGAGATTATCGAAGGACTTGTTGCTGGTATGCCACAAACTGCAAAATATGACCTTATTTTGGATGCCGGAATTCCTGCAAGCGAAGGCAATGAAGATGTAGCACCTTTTGATTTGAAGTGCCCATATAAATGCAAATTCAACACAAAAAGACCTGGAAACTTTTTTCACTATCTGCTTGAGCCAACCCTTTGGGGAACGCATGAAGGCTATGTCGCTAAAAAAGTGGATCTAAATGGTGATGGAGAGATTACAAAAGGAGAAGCTCTTCCGAATGCAAAATGGCTTAAATGCGTAGCGGATAATTTTGAAAAGTATACAAAAGAGTTAAAAGACAAAGTAAAGAATCTTAAAATGAATCTCACCGATGTATTTACGGCTGAGCTTACAATGATACCGACAATGGGCGATTATTTTGAGGATTGGAAAAACAGTAGAATCCTTGGTAAATCTGAAGCCTTTGTGGCGCTTTCAAGAATTTTTGATATCAAAGGAATCAGTGGCGGGCTTAAAGTTGCATATGAAGCGGCGATTCATCCAAAACTTAAAAAAGTCGATCCAAAACTAGATAGTCAAATTAGACTTGCTTTTTATGATTTGGTCTCATTTGTGGATGACATTTATATGAAAGAGCAATCCGGGCATATTTTTAAACCAGAAGATGCAGATGCTTATGCATCTCAGGCTCAAGATATGGCAGATAGATTAAGCGCACTTATGGCAAAAGCGGCTAAGAAACTACATATTAAGCCAAATGTGTAATGAAAAACTATGCTTTATATACCATTGCCATTGCAGTGGTAATGCTTGTGAGCGGATTTGTCTACTACTTTGCGGCACCACTTAATTGGAGTGCCGCAGAGACTATTTTAAATATTCATTTGTGGCTGGGTGTGCTTTTTGTTTTCTATCTGCTCTATACTCTTCCAAAACATATCAAAACCGCAAAATTGCGAGCAAATAGTTCAAGTTTTGTAAATCTTTCTTATTTTATGGTAGCACTTTTAATAGTTCTTTTTGTAAGCGGTTTAGCCCATTTTATTCCGTATTTAAGCTATTTTTTCAAACCACTCTATTACCGCTTTGAAACTTATGATTTTATATCCAATATTCACTTGATTATAGCGGTTTTTTTTACTCTGCTTTTTGTTTTGCATCTATCTTTTAAACACAAGGACAATAGATGAAAAAATATAAAAAGATTATTCTTTTTTCTTTTATCTTTTCTCTTTTAGGTGTAGGTATAATTTACATACTTACACCTAAAAAAGAGTATAAGGGAGTAGATGTTAAAGATATTCTTTTTTACTCAACTCCTTGGGGCAAAGATCAGCCATTTTTCCCAGGACATTTGGCAACTGCTGATGGAAAAATGGGAAATCCAAAGGCTATTCCAAGCTCTTCAGCTTGTGTAAAATGTCATAAAAAAGAGTTTGAAGAATGGGTGCCATCTTTGCATAGTATCAGTGGTAGAGATTTAGTATATGACAATTCAATAGAAGCAAATGTTCAAATTAAAAAAAGGCATCATGGAAGGGAACTTTCAAGATTTTGTGACAGCTGTCACAACCCTATGGAAGTTGCTATGGGGCGCAATAACCCAATTATAAGTGTAGAGCCAAGCGATGTGCAAACAGAAGGTTTGGCATGTGTCTTTTGTCATACAGCTACAAAAGCAGATCCACAAATTGGTAATGGAGCAGTTACATTTGATCTAAATAAAGCGTATGATAATTTAAGTGGCTCAGCCATCCTAGCAAGTCCAAGAGACCATGCAAGAGCCTTTGGAAGTGCAAAAACAAATGAGCTTTTAAGAAGTTCAGCGTTTTGTGGAGCATGCCATAATGAACGATATTATCCTCCAGTAACTCCTTCAACAAAAGTGCTAAAAGCACAAAGCACTTATGATGAATGGAAAAATAGCTGGTATGCAAAAAATAATATTACTTGCCAAGATTGCCATATGAACTATAAACCGGTTGAGTTTATTTCCAATTTGCAAAAAGGAATCATAAAAAAACCAAAAAAATATTCACACAATTTTTGGGGAGGAAATCATGTATTACAAGATACGAGTTTAAAAGAGAAGCTTTTATTTATAAGAGGTGGAGTATTGCCAGGAGTGAGTGTAAAAAAATATTTTGAGTTAATGGATAAACAGCGACCAACAACAGAAAAGTTTTTAAAAGCAGCAGCAAAAGTAGAGATTATCTCTCAAAAAAGAATTGGCAATGAGCTTGAAGTCAAAGTAAAGGTAAGTAATGTAGGAGCTGGACATAACCTGCCAACAGGAGTAATAGATCAAAAACATATCTGGTTGCAGTTAAAAGCTATTGATGAAAATAACAGCACAATTTTTAATAGTGGTGAGAGTGATAGAGAAAAAGATGTTGTCATTTGGGCAGAGAGATTTTTGGACAAAAAAGGCAATATTATAATGGATCACCTAACTTTTAAAACAGCTGATATTATCTTAACAAGACCTCCTATTCCACCAAGAGGATTTCAAATAATTACTTATAAAGTCCCATTAAATGGGAAAAAAGTTAAAAAACTTGAGGCAAAACTTTGGTATAAGATTGCCTATGAGGAGCTGATTATAAAATCACTTCATAGAAACATTCCTATACCAAAATTTTTAATGGCACAAGATAGCAGGGAGATATAGATGAAAAGAGTTTTTCTCCTTGCTTTATGTATTCAGATTCTTTTTGGTATGGAGCTTTGGAAGCAACGATACTATTTAGATAAAGAGCTGTTTCACAAACAGATGGCAATTTTACAGCATCAAAATTTTTTGGATGAAAAGTTTGATTTTTTTCAAAGTACAGCACAAAAACTTAATTTTTTAAGAGAATTGAAAGCTATAAAGAGTGCCAAAAGTTTAGAAGCATTTTTAAAAGCAAAAGCAAAGCTCATTGTAAAACTTGAATCAAATGCCTATGATAAAAAGATGTTTGATCTAATTGATATGCTGGATTTTGATGAAGATGTAAAGAAAGAGATTTTATTTGCTAAAAAGATCAAAAAACTTTTTATCGCACTTGAAAAATCGGATTTGAAAATAAATCAAAAACCACTTGAAAAGCTTTTTTTTATAAAAGAGTATTTTACTGTACTTGGTAAAAATATCGATATTAGCAAGCTTGAAAAAGCGATAAAAGAAAAGGACAAAGATGCCTTTAAAAAGGGGCTTGTTGCTTTGCAAAAAGAGATTTTACTTCTTAAATCAAAAAAACTCTCACCTAAAGAACTCCAAGCAAATGTAAAGTCATTCATTAGATACAATAAACTGACAGCCTTTGATTACTCAAATGGCATAGATGATGAAGGCAATATAAAAAATAATTTAGAATATACTGAAGCTGTTATTTTTAGTGCAAGAGCAAAAGAAAAAATTTTAGCTTTATCTTCCAATATTAATCAAGAAGATTTTCAAAAACTGCTTGCAATTTATGAAAAAATTATTTCTAATATTGAAAAAAAGAAAAATAAAAAAGAGGTTAAAACTTTAACAAAAGAAGCGAAAAAGATTGTGCTCACTGCCACAGGAGTTAAAGATATAAGAGAGACTCCAAAAGAGATAGTCTCTCACATAAACAGTAGTTTAGATGCAATGCTAAAAATGGCAAAAGAGAATAATTTTAAACAGGCTGATTTTTTTAGACTTGAAGCATACAGCTTTTTTGATCCAGATATTGAGGTGCGATTAAAACCAAGAGATCCGGCTTTGGCTACTGAAATTGAAGGGCTTTTTTGGGATGGCTTTGGTGATATAAAAGGATTGGGATATGAGCTTGCGCATAAAGATATAAAGAATTTGCCAAAAACTATAGCAATATTGAAAGAAAAGTTACAACAAGCTCAAATTGAGCTAGAATCAAAACTTTCCTATGCCAATTCTATGTTTCAATCAATGATGATTATTATTCGTGAAGGTCTTGAAGCCGTTTTAGTTTTGGCAGTTTTGCTTACACTTTTTAATAGTAAAAGAGATAAAATCTTTCTTTTTGGCGGTGTAGCTTTAGGGGCTTTTGCTTCAATTGCAACTTATTATGTGGCAAAAGAGATTATTAGCATTTCAACATCAAATCGTGAGCTAATTGAAGGCGGCAGTGCTTTGCTTGCGGCAATTATGCTCATATTTGTGACTGCTTGGATATTTCATAATACCTATGTAAAAGGGTGGGTTGCTTACACAAAAGAACTGAGCGAAAAATCTATTAAAACAGGAAGTGTTGTTACCCTGCTTTTTATAGGATTTTTGGTGGTGTATCGTGAAGGATTTGAAACAGTGCTTTTTTATGAGGCTTTAGCTCACGATTCTTATCCTCAAGCGGTATGGATAGGATTTGTAATTGGTTTGGCAGTTATTATCGTTGTGGCTGTTTTACTAATAAAGGGTATAAAAAAACTGCCGATTAATCTTATTTTTAAAATAACAGGATTTCTTTTATCTATCCTTGCAGTTATATTTGTAGGTGCCGGTATTCGAGGATTGCAAACGGCAAATATTATAAGTGCTACTCCATCAATCTTTTTGCCAAACTGGCAGTTTTTAAGGGATTATTTTGGATATTCCCCAACAATTGAGACAGCAGCCGCTCAAATTGGCGTAGCTTTACTTTTATTGGGATTGTATCTGCTGAGTCGATATAAAAAGCCAAGCCGTTTATGAGACGGCTTTGGCTCTTTTAAAAAAAGAGAATGAATATGGCACAATGCGTAAAATCTCACAATTTTGGTGGTAGATAGATTTGTAGCGGTAAAAGTAGTTTTGTTTTGGAAGAACGATATAGTGCTCTACATTTTTCTCCATTATTTGCATCTCTTTTTCTATAGTAGTTTTATTAAAATTGGATTTCCATAGAGGATGGATTCTTACTTTTCTTTTACCATTATCAATATAGATAAATGGAGGTTGTATTGAGACAAATTTTTTAGGATTTTTCTTTAAAATTCTTTTATAGACAATGTATAAAAACATTTCATCTAAATTTATTAAAAATTGAAACTCTTTTTGCATTAAAAATGGCAATGCAATTTCCCAAGAGGGTAGAAGTGAGATAATTTTTTGCATAAAAATTTGAGCTATGTTTTGGTTTGTAAAATCATACTCTTGTAAATTAAAGCGAAAACTTTTTGGCAATGTAAAATTGATTATTTCAAAAAAAAGCCTTCTTCTTTCACTTATACTTTCAAAGTAACAGGTCTTAGGGAGAATCTCATAAATTCTCCCATTTTTTATGATAAATCCAGATAGCCGCATTGCCAACTTCTACTTTATATAGGGCTTAATTTCCTCAAGCCATCTATCGACTCTTTGTTCGGTAAGATCATCTTGATTATCTTCATCCAAAACCAATCCACAAAAAACTCCTGGCTCAATCTCAGCTTTACTTTCATCATACTCATACCCATCGGTTGAAGTAAAACCTACGATATTGGCTCCTTTTTCTTTAAGTTTTTCATACAAAATTCCCAAAGCATTGACAAAATATTCCCCATACTCCTCTTGATCTCCCAAGCCAAAAAGAGCGATATTTTTATTTTTTAAATCCAAAGATTCAATAAGTGGCATAGCTCCTTCAAGCTCATCAGGCAATTCTCCCTCGCCCCAAGTAGAAGTTCCCATAATCAAAAAATCAGCATCTTCAAAATCATCTTTTGTTGCGTTTGCAATATCGACAACATCTACATTTTCACCAATTTTTTGGGCAATTTGGTTTGCTATATTTTCTGTATTTCCCGTTTGTGTTGCATAGATAATTTTTGTCATAATCGGATCCTTTATATAGTTAATTTTGCTTCATAAGGTAAAAGATTGTAATACCAATCCATACCTATATACTCTTCTATCTTTCTTTCATCAAGATAGATTTTTAATCCCTCATCTGCAATATATTCAACATCTTCAAGAAACTCATCAGGAATTTCCAAAATATCCAATGCATACTCAAACCCTAATTCATGAAACAAAAAATCCTCTTCTACATACCCGTCAGTAAATTCTGTAATGATAAATTCAGCGGGATAAATCATGATTGCTCCTTTTGCAAATTTTAAAGCATGATAGTTCGTTTCTACCCACAAATTTAATAAACAGCACAGAAGAGAGCATTTTTTATAATTGCTATTTAAAGAAAGCCGTTACTACTGTCATGATTTTTTCCTTATTTTTATTTTTGAATATCTGGCTTTTAAAAATATAATGCATGCGTCAGTGAGAATTTTTTTTGCCTGTTTATTCTTGATTCCTGTAGTCATAGTAGTTCCTTTTTATTGAATATGAAAATCGTAATAAAATAATAGGGTCTCTTGACTTATAAAATACTTATAATGATAACAACTATCATTTTCATATTATTGGTAGATGAAGAAAATTTTTATAAAAGCCATAAAATAAATAATGCATAAGTTCATTCAGATCTGGCACTCTTTAAAAGGGAATGAGGAGTGCAAATCAAATACACATTTCCAGGGCTCAAAGGGTATAAAAGATTAGAGCGAATTTACTACAATTCGCTTATGATAAGCGAAGAGGCAAAAAGAAGAAAAAAAGATACTCGACTTTTGGCAAAAGTATGGATTGGAAGCTACAATAGATGCTTTTGGAGTAAGTAGAAGAACGCTTTTTCGGTGGAAAAAAGCATTAAAAGATGCAGATGATGATATAAAAGCCTTAAATCCAAAATCACGCAAACCAAAAAGAGTAAGAGAGTCAAAAGTTCTACTACAAGTTATAAAAGAGATAAAACGATTAAGAAAAGCATATCCCAACATCGGTAAGGCAAAACTCTACCATCTACTAAAACCCTTTTGTGAAGAAAGAGGTCTTAAAACACCATCAGAATCAACAATAGGGAGAATAATCGCAAAAGCACCAGATAAAATGAGACTCTTTCCTTACAGAGTAGACTCCAAAGGAAGAGTCAAACCTAAAAAAAAGTAGTAAAAAATCGTAAACCAAAAAACCTCAAATCCAAACCCTTTGAACTTTGGACAGTAGATACCATCCAAATAGTCTCAAACGGTATAAAACGATATATCCTTACTATGATAGACCCACTTACACGTATTGCATTCGCAGTAGCAATTCCATCCAAAAGAGCAAAACATACTGCATACGCCCTTGAAGCTCTCATCGATGGAATAACTTCCATCAAACATAAACGTACACTTGCAATTCTTTCTGATAATGGCAGTGAATTTAAAAAAGAGTTTGACGCTCTGCTGGAACAAAAAGGCTTTACACACTACTGGACATATCCAAGAAGCCCTCAAATGAATGCACACAATGAACGATTTAATAGAACTATTCAAGAACAATTCATTCAATACTATGAAGATGTACTCTTTACAGACTTAGAAGAATTTAATAAAAAATTAGCAAAATGGCTCATCGATTACAATACCAAAATCCCCCACTCTTCTCTTAATTTTAAATCTCCGGTACAATACCTTCTTGAAAATCATAAAGAGTGCCATATGTATTGGACTTATACAGCGGTAGACGTAAGGTGAGGGCGGCACTCCCTACCAACATTTGGTGACTATCAAAGCTACCAAAATCAGGATTAAAATTATCCTGCTCATTGGAGCTCCTTTCAGTTGGGCTATCCCAACTCCCACCCACCAACCCGTGCGGAGAGCTCCAATGACAACCTACCGCACCGCATTATAACAAACAAAATCATTCTTAATAAGCTAAAAATCTAAAATGATACCTTGTAACATTTATTGAAAATCCCACTTTTCAATACCAGATAGCCAAAACTTTTTAAGAAAAGAGTATCTTTTTAAGCTTTTCGTCATTACAAAGCAAATATAATATATTTGTAATTGAATTACATTAAGGAATAAAATGGAAGAAGTAAATCCTTTTGACCAATGGAATAAAATTAAAAAATCAACGAACAAAAAGAACTATCCACTCCATTTTAAAGAAAGAGAGATCTATTACATAAGGATTGGAAAGAATATCGGTTATGAACAAAATGGCAAAGGCGATTTCTTTTTAAGACCTGTATTGATATTGAGAAAATTTAATAGATTCTTTTTTATCGGTATTCCTCTTACTTCTCAAGCAAAAGATGACATATTTCACTACAAATTCTCTTTTAAAGAAAATAAAGAGAGTTATGCAGTTTTATCACAAATAAGAGCATTTGATGCAAACAGATTAGAAAGAAAAATTGGAAAAATGTCTAATAACGATTTTATTGAGCTTAAAGAGAGGATAAAAGAGCTTTTAAAACTTTAATTCCCCGCTAAAGCGGGTGGTCCAGCATATAGCTGGAGATTTATAACTTCATTATACAGCAAAAGGAGAAAACATGCAAGACAAGAGAATGACACAAAAAACAATCAGAGTCGAAGATGATTTATGGGATAAATTCAAAAAAATTGCAAAATATAAAGATAGTGATGCAAGTAAAGAGATAAGAAAATTCATAAAAAGATATTTGGCTGAAAATTCTCAATTGTTTTTGGAGATGGAAAGTAAAAAGAAAAAGATGAAGTAAAAGATAATGAACTAAAAAAACAAGTAATTGAAATTAAAGAGAAGTTAGAAAATCAGGAGCAAGAACAACAAAATCAAAATTTTGGATTATCAAGATAATTTCTATGTTATAATAGCGATAGAGGGCTTATATTGCTTAGTATTGAGGGGAAGCCACCCCCTCAATACGCATAGGTAACCAATAAGGCTACCAATAGCAATATAAGCCACCAACGCCACATTGTTACTCCTTCATTTTGATACCCACCCACACAACCCACAAGACCTAAATGAAGTTTCACAATGTGACTCTATCGCAAGCAAATTTTAACACATTCATTTTAATTTTTTTTGAATATATGAAACCAAAAAAATATTTGCTTTAATCTTGATATATACCTATATTTTATCTAAAATATAGGTATATAATAATTACATAAAAAGGAGAAAAAATAATGGAAATGAAAGTTGTAAACATAAGAGTAAATACGAAAAAATGGGAACTTTTCAAAAAACTTGCAAAGTATCAAAATAGTGATGCAAGTAAAGAGATTAGAAAATTTATGGACCAATATCTGAAAAAGCACAATCAGCTCTTTTTGGAAATGGAAGCAAAGGAAGCGAAAAGGGAGAAATGATGAAAGAAAAACTAAAAAAATACCCTATTGTCAAAAAACATAATAGTCTAACAGATGGCTATATTAAAAAAACAGATAAAGAAGTTTTACCCGATAAGATGATAAATGTTTTATATCACTTCTATGAAATAAAAGGGGAAAAATTTACATTGAAACTACCAGAGTTAAGAGCATATTTAGGATTAGATAGGAATGGTAGGAACGATGACAGAATATATAAAGTGCTTCAAAAGTTAAAAGAGAATGTGCTTTTTTTAAGGGATTTTAACTATAAGGGAAGAGAAGTAAAAATGGCTATTGTAAGTTTTCTTAATGAAGCAACAATCTATAAAGATAAGGAAAATGAAATCGAAATAGAAATAAGCTCAAAAATGATTGAATTTCTTAAACAAAAGACTGGATATACTCCAATAGAACTTGAATACAATAAAAGATTTAAAACCAAATTTGGATTAAAACTTTATGAAATGTACAAACGATACTATGATTTGCCTAATAAAGAGGGTTTTGGATATGGCAAAGTTGAGAAAACTTTAGAGCAGATCAATGCAATGTTTGGAACAAATTATAAACATACAGCAGATATTTTTAATAAAAAATATCCACATGAAAGCAAAACAGCAAAAGGCATTAATCGGGGTATTGAAGAAATAAAAAATATTACAGGCATATATATACATTGCTTTTATGACAAAGAAAAAAAGAAATTTGTATTTGGCTGGGATAATAGCAATATTTATCCAAATGAGGAGTGCGTTATACCAAAAAAAAGCATTAAAAAATTTGCAAATTGGTATGTTTTAAATAGAGTTAAATCAGATAAAGAGAACTTACCAACATATGTTAAAGAGATAGAAAAGAAAATCAAAAACAATACACTTAATGGTATCCACAAATTTTATATGGAATTTTTAAAAGCAATGGGAAAAGATAAAGAAGAAATAGCAAATTGCTGGAACAAATACATAAAAAAATGGAAATGTTAGGCGTGTGTAATATGACGAAATATAACTTTTTTATCAAAAAGTGTGTGCAATATAATAAAAAACTACTTTTTGCACACAAAATCTATTATTAATACGCTAAATACTTAAATATTTAAACATTTAAATACTTATGTATTAGTAAAAAAGCATAAAAATAAAAAAAGCGTGTGCAATATGACGAATATGCGTGTGCAACATGACGAAAAGCGTGTGCAATATGACGAATATGCGTGTGCAATATGACGAA
The Nitratiruptor sp. YY08-10 DNA segment above includes these coding regions:
- a CDS encoding FTR1 family protein is translated as MKRVFLLALCIQILFGMELWKQRYYLDKELFHKQMAILQHQNFLDEKFDFFQSTAQKLNFLRELKAIKSAKSLEAFLKAKAKLIVKLESNAYDKKMFDLIDMLDFDEDVKKEILFAKKIKKLFIALEKSDLKINQKPLEKLFFIKEYFTVLGKNIDISKLEKAIKEKDKDAFKKGLVALQKEILLLKSKKLSPKELQANVKSFIRYNKLTAFDYSNGIDDEGNIKNNLEYTEAVIFSARAKEKILALSSNINQEDFQKLLAIYEKIISNIEKKKNKKEVKTLTKEAKKIVLTATGVKDIRETPKEIVSHINSSLDAMLKMAKENNFKQADFFRLEAYSFFDPDIEVRLKPRDPALATEIEGLFWDGFGDIKGLGYELAHKDIKNLPKTIAILKEKLQQAQIELESKLSYANSMFQSMMIIIREGLEAVLVLAVLLTLFNSKRDKIFLFGGVALGAFASIATYYVAKEIISISTSNRELIEGGSALLAAIMLIFVTAWIFHNTYVKGWVAYTKELSEKSIKTGSVVTLLFIGFLVVYREGFETVLFYEALAHDSYPQAVWIGFVIGLAVIIVVAVLLIKGIKKLPINLIFKITGFLLSILAVIFVGAGIRGLQTANIISATPSIFLPNWQFLRDYFGYSPTIETAAAQIGVALLLLGLYLLSRYKKPSRL
- a CDS encoding multiheme c-type cytochrome; this encodes MKKYKKIILFSFIFSLLGVGIIYILTPKKEYKGVDVKDILFYSTPWGKDQPFFPGHLATADGKMGNPKAIPSSSACVKCHKKEFEEWVPSLHSISGRDLVYDNSIEANVQIKKRHHGRELSRFCDSCHNPMEVAMGRNNPIISVEPSDVQTEGLACVFCHTATKADPQIGNGAVTFDLNKAYDNLSGSAILASPRDHARAFGSAKTNELLRSSAFCGACHNERYYPPVTPSTKVLKAQSTYDEWKNSWYAKNNITCQDCHMNYKPVEFISNLQKGIIKKPKKYSHNFWGGNHVLQDTSLKEKLLFIRGGVLPGVSVKKYFELMDKQRPTTEKFLKAAAKVEIISQKRIGNELEVKVKVSNVGAGHNLPTGVIDQKHIWLQLKAIDENNSTIFNSGESDREKDVVIWAERFLDKKGNIIMDHLTFKTADIILTRPPIPPRGFQIITYKVPLNGKKVKKLEAKLWYKIAYEELIIKSLHRNIPIPKFLMAQDSREI
- a CDS encoding flavodoxin; this encodes MTKIIYATQTGNTENIANQIAQKIGENVDVVDIANATKDDFEDADFLIMGTSTWGEGELPDELEGAMPLIESLDLKNKNIALFGLGDQEEYGEYFVNALGILYEKLKEKGANIVGFTSTDGYEYDESKAEIEPGVFCGLVLDEDNQDDLTEQRVDRWLEEIKPYIK
- a CDS encoding imelysin family protein, translating into MKKMVMGMVAGFILSGTLLADSGINKVKEFELEHATKLYNEAKKLKDIADDYYEDIKAFHFNYDKAWKQNKKDLTKDIEEMKRAWLEASSNYEIIEGLVAGMPQTAKYDLILDAGIPASEGNEDVAPFDLKCPYKCKFNTKRPGNFFHYLLEPTLWGTHEGYVAKKVDLNGDGEITKGEALPNAKWLKCVADNFEKYTKELKDKVKNLKMNLTDVFTAELTMIPTMGDYFEDWKNSRILGKSEAFVALSRIFDIKGISGGLKVAYEAAIHPKLKKVDPKLDSQIRLAFYDLVSFVDDIYMKEQSGHIFKPEDADAYASQAQDMADRLSALMAKAAKKLHIKPNV
- a CDS encoding OprD family outer membrane porin: MNKIILSAVAVLMMGNTIYADENIPSAKQNSFLKSIDGYIRVGYQFDDNSNQDLATGGKLHIQTKSFKGVSAGASFYTTNVVGHINDGAEGFGFFDANNKSYSILGEAYLLGEFGNTTIKVGRQEIDTPFADTDDIAMVPNTFEAALLINKDLPDTTIILAQVQRWAGVDAPNPSSFEDLNGDDGVQVASITYEGIEGLALSAWYYYLNDFAIDKIFYADANYEGEVNGVSYALGVQYAYQNYSASGVDSASIYGVSASAGYKGFTLGVAYNKSNDNAADNGFGGGPFFTSAEVLTLAEGGVDADAWYVNAELDLDTFGVEGLTFGAGYLNLTDTNNVDSTEFDGYISYAFNDNLSFNLIYSDVDDDINKDNFTNTRIFVNYSF
- a CDS encoding replication initiation protein, giving the protein MKEKLKKYPIVKKHNSLTDGYIKKTDKEVLPDKMINVLYHFYEIKGEKFTLKLPELRAYLGLDRNGRNDDRIYKVLQKLKENVLFLRDFNYKGREVKMAIVSFLNEATIYKDKENEIEIEISSKMIEFLKQKTGYTPIELEYNKRFKTKFGLKLYEMYKRYYDLPNKEGFGYGKVEKTLEQINAMFGTNYKHTADIFNKKYPHESKTAKGINRGIEEIKNITGIYIHCFYDKEKKKFVFGWDNSNIYPNEECVIPKKSIKKFANWYVLNRVKSDKENLPTYVKEIEKKIKNNTLNGIHKFYMEFLKAMGKDKEEIANCWNKYIKKWKC
- a CDS encoding type II toxin-antitoxin system PemK/MazF family toxin, which gives rise to MEEVNPFDQWNKIKKSTNKKNYPLHFKEREIYYIRIGKNIGYEQNGKGDFFLRPVLILRKFNRFFFIGIPLTSQAKDDIFHYKFSFKENKESYAVLSQIRAFDANRLERKIGKMSNNDFIELKERIKELLKL
- the ftnA gene encoding non-heme ferritin produces the protein MLKKELYERLNEQMMLEFESANIYKAMSAWCKAKGFEGSARFLNQHAAEEMEHMERLFQYINETGAQAIITDMKAPENEFSSLQEVFEKTYKHEQFITQKIFDLVDFTLQLKDYSTFNFLQWYTAEQHEEEALFKGILDKFEIIGTEGRGLFMIDKEIGNIANSRD